TTATTTTGTAAAAAATTAAAGTATATTTACTATTTTTTAGTATATAATAAATAGTAAATTTTTATTAAACAAAAGTTTATTTTCTATAATTTTTTACATTAAGAAAGGTTTTTATGCGGTTGAAAGGTGAATTACAACAATGTCTAAAACAATTTGTTGAAAAAGTGGAAGAATTAAAAAAGCAAGGAACTATAGCAGGTTCTGAACCTAGCGAATGGAAAAAACAAATTGATGGTTTAATACAAGATTTTGATTATGTATGTAGTGTTAATTTTGGCAGTGGAAATTTAAGTGATTATCCTGCTATAAATTTTTTTAGAAAAGATATACTTCATAAAGGCTACTCGAATGGAGAGATACCTTCGCAACAATGTGGTATGTATATTTGGTTTTCCTATGCTCACAAAGAAAAAACTTTATATTTAGCACTTACCGCGTCCAATAAATATAAAAAAATTGAATTTGATTGCAAGGCTTTGCAAGATTTAGAAAAATATACAGGAGGTATATTTGATAATACAAATTATGATTATACTTATAATATAAGGAATTTCAGTATTGAAGATTTTGATGAATATAAAGAAGAATTATATAGTAAATTTTGTAGCTTGGTTGATTTGTTTAATAGATTTCCTCAAAAAGATTTTATAAAAATAAATGAAGAATTTGAATCAAATAATACACAAAAAATGTTAAATCAAAATTCACCTTTAAATCAAATTCTTTATGGGCCTCCAGGGACAGGGAAAACTTATCATACCATTGATAAAGCCTTAGAAATTATATCAAAAGAAGAAAAAATACAAATTCCAAGTGAAGATGATAGAGTAAATAGAAAAAAGTTATTTGATGAGTATATAAAAAATGGACAAATAGTTTTTACTACCTTTCATCAAAGCTATGGGTATGAAGAATTTGTAGAAGGTATAAAACCTGTTATGGATAGCGAGCAAGGCAATTCTAAAGAAGTAGAATATGAAATAAAAGATGGAGTTTTTAAAGAACTTTGCAAAAAAGCGTTGGATAAAAAAAGAGAAATTGCAAATAATAATGATATATCTATCGATAAAAATTCAAAAGTTTGGAAAATTTCTTTAGGGGTTAATGCTTCATTAAGAGATAAGTGTTTTAAAGAAAATAAAATTTGCATAGGTTGGGGTGATATTCCAAAAAATAAAGATGTACATTTTTTAAATTTGGGCTCAAATAATAAAAATAGCATAATAAGTTTTACAGAATACATGCAAATAGGGGATTTGGTATGTGTTTTTAATACTTCAAAAAGTATAAAGGGTGTTGGGGTTATTACAAGTGATGTTAAATACAGCAAAGATGAAGAATATCAAACATATAGAGAAGTTAATTGGATTTCTCAAAATGAAATAAATATTCTTGACTTAAATAATGATAAAATTTTAGTGCAAAAAACCGTTTATGAGTTACATAGAATTAGTCCTAATGATTTATTAACAAAGATAAAGCCAAGTAATCCTAATGGAATGAAAGATAATGCCAATAATTTAAAAATTGTAGAAGATAATACAAAAAAGAAATTTATAATCATCATAGATGAGATTAATCGTGGTAATGTAAGTAAAATTTTTGGTGAGCTTATCACTTTGATAGAGCCTAGCAAAAGGATAGGTGCTAATGAAGAGCTAAAAGTAACTTTATCTTACAGCGGTGAAAAATTTGGAGTGCCTAAAAATGTGTATATCATAGGCACTATGAATACAGCTGATAGAAGCATCACTTCACTTGATACAGCTTTGAGAAGAAGATTTGAATTTGTTGAGATGATGCCTAAACCTGAAGAGCTAAAAAGCATAGAAATAAAAGGTGAAATTATCAATAAAACAGAAAATGTAACTATTAATTTGCAAGAATTATTACAAGCTATAAATACACGCATAGAATATTTGCTAGATAGAGAAAAGACTATAGGACACGCATTTTTTATAGGCATTGATAGTTTAGAGAAATTAAAAAATGTTTTTCAAAATAAAATTATCCCATTATTGCAAGAGTATTTTTATAATGATTATGCATTGATTGACGCGGTTTTAAATGATAATGGTATGATTTTTGAAGATAAAAAAGATAATAAATATTTACAAAAAATAAAAAATTTAGATAATGTAGATAACGAAAAAAATATTTATAATATCACCCCATTTAATGATGAAATTTGGGATAAACCAGAAACATATCAAGCTATTTATGATGATAAGAAAAATAAAACAAAAAATGATGAACAATAACATTTTTTCCATCATCGAGCACCAAGCCTTTTGCGAAGAAGATTTAAAAGAAATTTTTAAAGAAAAGGCTGGAAAATTTTATGAAGAACTAGAAAATTTCGCAAAAAATAACGAAAATTTTCTAGGCTTTAAAAACAAAAACACTTTAAAAGCTAAAAATTATGTAGGTGTTATACAAACCAAAAGCGGAGTTTTGGAGATCTTGCCAAAATGTACGGACTTAGAAGGCTATAAAGAAGAAAAAAATTCATCGAATATTTCACAAGAAAAACTAATAAAAGCTTATGATTTATCGCAAATAAATAAAACGAATCAAGATGATGATTTTTATGAAAAAGATTTTAAATTTAACCCCAAAATTCTTTTAATCAATATGTTAAAAACCTTAAAAAACTCTCCTTTTAAAAAATCTCAAATTTCATCTTTGCAAAGTTCTAAAACGCCTTTGCTTGAAGTATTTATTATGATGTTTTTAGATGAATTTGATAGTGTGCATAAAAAAGGTTTGATGAGATCTTATGTAAATAGCGAAGAAAATAGAGCTTTTTTAAAAGGAAAATTACTATTTAATGAGCATATAAAATCAAATTTAATCCACAAAGAAAGATTTTTTACAAGTTTTGATGAGTTTGTTTTGGATATAGCGCCAAATCGTCTCATCAAATCAACTCTAAATTTCTTAAAATCCAAAACAACTACTAATAAATTTAGAATCATCAAAGCTATGCAAATTCTTGATGAGGTAGAATTTTCTAAAAATTATGAAAAAGATTTTAGCTTTAAAATTTCAAGACATTTTGATTATTATGAAAATATACTTTCTTGGTGTAAGATATTTTTGCAAAATCAAAGCTTTGCTCCATATAAAGGTAAAAACGAAGCCTTTGCTTTACTTTTTCCTATGGAAAAACTTTTTGAAAACTATGTGGCTTATATGTTTAAACTTGCTAATCCTAGTGAAAATGTAAAAGCCCAAAGTAGTGGAAAGTATTTAATCTCAAAAAATAATGAAAAATGCTTTATGTTAAAGCCTGATTTATATATAGAAAATGAAATGATTTTAGATACCAAATGGAAAATTCCAGATGATAACGAAGATGAGAAAAAGCATGGCATATCGCAAAGCGATTTATACCAAATGTTTGCTTATGCTTGTAATTTTAAGATAAATGATATAAAGCTTATTTATCCGCTTTGTAAAAGAACAATGGAGTTAAAAAATAAAATAAAAGAATTAGAATTTAACGCAAGTAAGCATTTGGCATTTTTAAACAATGATGGTTTTTTGAAAACAAATATAAAAGTCCAAGTCTTTTTCGTACCTTTGCCCTTCTAACTTTGAGTTCTTATAATCAAACTTGGCGGAAGTTTAAAAAATTCTATCAACTCTCTTTCTTTCTCTCTCATTTGCCCTTGATCGTTTTCGTGATCAAAGCCCATTAAATGCAAAAGTGCGTGGATAAAAAGCAAGGAAATTTCATCTTCAAAACTGTGCCCAAATTCCTTTGCTTTTTGCTCCGCTAAATTTTTATTAATCACAACTGAACCTAAAGGCAAATTGTCGTGGATATTTTCAAGCGGGAAGGAAAGCACATCGGTGGTTTTGTCGATATTTCTTTGAGAAAGGTTAATTTCTCTCATCTCTTTATCATCAACAAAAACAAGTTCCACATCTTTAGAAGTCATTTTGTTAGCGATTTTCTCTAAAAAAGCACAACTTTCATCACAAAGTATCATCACTCATCCACAGAAAGAATTTGCGCTTTTTTACCTACAATGGCGACGCAATGCTCATAATGTGCAGCATTGAGTCCATCAGCACTACCCGCATCCCATTTTCCATTGTAATGTTTTGGAGTGCCATCTTTTTGACAAATCATAGGTTCTATGCAAAAAACCATACCTTCTTTGATTTTTGGTCCGCTTTTTGCACTTGCGCCATTTTCAAGATAGTTTAAAATTTCAGGCTCGCCGTGTGGTTTGCGACCTATGCCATGTCCGCAGTATCCGCGAAGTGGCACAAAGCCACGAGAATGTATAAATTCGCCCAAAAATGCCGAAAGTTCTTTAAATCGCATTCCTTCGCGAATTTCATCGATAGCGCCATATAAGGCATCTTTGGCGCAAGCGATGAGTTTTTCATCTTGGCTTGAAATTTTTCCTATGGCTATGGTGCGCGCTGCATCGCCATAATATCCATTTAAAAAAGTTCCCACAT
This genomic interval from Campylobacter sp. CCS1377 contains the following:
- a CDS encoding AAA family ATPase, whose amino-acid sequence is MQIGDLVCVFNTSKSIKGVGVITSDVKYSKDEEYQTYREVNWISQNEINILDLNNDKILVQKTVYELHRISPNDLLTKIKPSNPNGMKDNANNLKIVEDNTKKKFIIIIDEINRGNVSKIFGELITLIEPSKRIGANEELKVTLSYSGEKFGVPKNVYIIGTMNTADRSITSLDTALRRRFEFVEMMPKPEELKSIEIKGEIINKTENVTINLQELLQAINTRIEYLLDREKTIGHAFFIGIDSLEKLKNVFQNKIIPLLQEYFYNDYALIDAVLNDNGMIFEDKKDNKYLQKIKNLDNVDNEKNIYNITPFNDEIWDKPETYQAIYDDKKNKTKNDEQ
- a CDS encoding restriction endonuclease, coding for MMNNNIFSIIEHQAFCEEDLKEIFKEKAGKFYEELENFAKNNENFLGFKNKNTLKAKNYVGVIQTKSGVLEILPKCTDLEGYKEEKNSSNISQEKLIKAYDLSQINKTNQDDDFYEKDFKFNPKILLINMLKTLKNSPFKKSQISSLQSSKTPLLEVFIMMFLDEFDSVHKKGLMRSYVNSEENRAFLKGKLLFNEHIKSNLIHKERFFTSFDEFVLDIAPNRLIKSTLNFLKSKTTTNKFRIIKAMQILDEVEFSKNYEKDFSFKISRHFDYYENILSWCKIFLQNQSFAPYKGKNEAFALLFPMEKLFENYVAYMFKLANPSENVKAQSSGKYLISKNNEKCFMLKPDLYIENEMILDTKWKIPDDNEDEKKHGISQSDLYQMFAYACNFKINDIKLIYPLCKRTMELKNKIKELEFNASKHLAFLNNDGFLKTNIKVQVFFVPLPF
- the ybeY gene encoding rRNA maturation RNase YbeY, which produces MILCDESCAFLEKIANKMTSKDVELVFVDDKEMREINLSQRNIDKTTDVLSFPLENIHDNLPLGSVVINKNLAEQKAKEFGHSFEDEISLLFIHALLHLMGFDHENDQGQMREKERELIEFFKLPPSLIIRTQS
- the map gene encoding type I methionyl aminopeptidase, with translation MIELKKPEEIEKLRAANKIVAKTLDFLEKEIKVGMSLKQIDKMAEDFILSHGAKPSFKGLYGFPGAICISLNQVCIHGIPDEKIIKEGDILGLDVGTFLNGYYGDAARTIAIGKISSQDEKLIACAKDALYGAIDEIREGMRFKELSAFLGEFIHSRGFVPLRGYCGHGIGRKPHGEPEILNYLENGASAKSGPKIKEGMVFCIEPMICQKDGTPKHYNGKWDAGSADGLNAAHYEHCVAIVGKKAQILSVDE